ttatatataaatacatattattatttaatttatttttaatatattttatattttaacctaTATTtctatacaaataattaattttttacctATACATAACATAATGATATACattattaattatcaattatcaattaattctAATAGACAATTAAAAGTAATAATAGAGTGAGTCTTTGTTAATCTTCTTGAATCTACAAAAAAGAAATACAtaagtttataaataaataaatagagaatgtcatttaaatatcttttaaagaaaaagaaaattttcccTAGTTGAAATCTTAGTACAACATGGAAAACAAATTTGCCAACCAAAAAACCAAACACATTTATTTCAAAAGACATATAATGTTAATCGTTAATTCAGTTCATGCATGCCAACCCTTAAAGGCCCATACTTTTTCATTTATTATGATCACTATTATTAGGCGTTACGTTTTTTGTTGATATATGTATTACTGTAGTATACATATATTATGGTTCCCAGTTATAATCAGTAAACAGGAAAGCATTTACAAACCATACACAtgatatgatgatgatgttattggtttattttcttattattatatattctatCCTTTATTGGGTACGTTGTCGACTACTTTCATGGAACTTCGTAAGAAAGAGGAATAAAaggtttgaaattgaaaatgaaatatGTAACAATTTAATGATAGGTGGGAACACTTGAACTTGACTCCTATCCAATATAATGTTGTGTATGGAACCAGTTATTATCTATTGTTTCGTTTCTTTTGTTCCATATTTATGATCTTTATTATGTCCAGCTAAGGTGTTGcaataattttatcattttttggCTAAAACATAATgccaaaaaataacttaaagtttgtctaaattaaaattgttgattTTAGCTAGCGAGGTGATACCTCTCTTTAATTTACACAATccattaattaatttgttatcaAAGTGGAGATATACTTACTAGACTCAAAGATACCCATGCATACACCGACATCCTCTTCAAGATTTTGCATGCATACTCTttaattggtttaattatttcTTTGTCTTTAGTTAGTTTGgtgaatttaatttctaaaagtaAGTATACGTAGTGTTTGGCAATTTGGATTGTCGTGAATTGAAGATGTTAATTGCTATCTACCCTCTGTCAAGGTTtaacgaaataaattttcttgcattatttaTCCGATCCACATACCAGTTAAAACATTTAATTTGAATCGAACCATCGTATATCCTGTAAGTATAATACTCACACTATATTGATCATAAGATCACTCACTCATATAAATGATgctatcatattttttatttttcaaattcactAACGCTCATAATACTAAGGAGAGAATTTCTAATATTTCAAAACATATTCAACTTCATTTATGGAACACACATACAATTCACAAGGCATATGTGCCTTTATATAGACAACGCTtcctactaaaataataatttatgaattaCAACTCAATTTTGTAATGACTACCATGCTATGAGTTGTCTTCATGAATCTTCCTTCAACTTATATTTATGTAGTTTCTATAATCTTCTAATTTAGGTTGTTTggtcttcaatttcaattcaatttaattttgaatttcttcaatGTTGTAGAATGTTGTAATTGTACTATTTTCTTGAATGTTCTTCAAAAATCTTCAAGCTTCCAATATGTTAGTTTCTAGCAATATCTAACAAATTGATGATTATTGTATTCAACTaaaattttgtttcttctttgaCCATTTTGACTTCAAATActcttcataaaaattttaatgatgCAAGTTAATTTATAATGAATTAACATATCCTTATAATATATACAATAGAACAATGTTACAGAACTaccataatttattatttttgcttAGCAGTTAGgcatcaataataaaaaatatagtactGAATTCCTAGATtaagttaatttaattttacattttttatatatggtAAAATTATGATATATATGCATGCACACAGAACATCTTCTGGCTAATATATGTATGTACAGATGTATATTAATTGCTCCCTCAACAGTATACTTAACCCCTAGCTCTCTAGGTCATGTGATTGAGAATATGGGACCAGAAATCTGCTCCTCTGTAGATAACAGAGTGAATGATTCTGGAAACATTGATATTTTAATAGGAATGGGGtttatatttgattttgttttccatttgATACTAGTAAAAATCGCACGCCTACATATTCTAACACGATCAAACTATTCGGCAATAACACTACGTGATACCATTACATCAAACATTTATGATAATAGGGAGATAACTCTGATGGTAACTATTAATTTTCCGCTTAATATTCCTTTTTTCTTTGGTATATAAAGTCAGATTTTATCCATCCAACACTAATATTTAAACATACTCAAGTTAATAAGTTAATCAGTTTTTAGTTAAAGATTTAAGAATAGAAATTGTGTAAATAAGATGAAAGATTAAGAATATGATCCTTTCAAAATTGAGATATAAATAAGAGTAGTTATAGTATAGTTTATGATATGAGGGGAAGTTGGGGTCATAAAAGGGAGTAATCTGTAGAGAGAAGACTTAAATGCTGGGAAGTATATGATGATGGGAGATAGGTATTGATCTCTGCTGCTTCTGACTTGGGTGTAGTTGGTCAACTTGTACTGTGTGCATGTATGTATAGGGTGCATGGTGCCTTCATCAACCGAGATCTAACTATCTAACTCACCCCTTTCATTTGTCTCATATGTCATATCTCTATCTACATACATTCACACaacaaattaatttcaaaatactAGTACTATTGGAAACCCACTAAACTATAAcctttttttcatatatataaaaaagtaatattttatttgtatagTATAGTTTTTActtaataaaagtaatttaacATGGTTTTTGGAAATTAGGAACTTACTCTAATAAATAAATGCATGTTGTGGCCTGTGGGTGAGAGATAGAATACTAGAAtagtatattaatataaattgtgTGTAGTAAAAATTGAAGCATGGTTGCGTAGACTTGATGTCATAATTGCTGCTGGGACGATCTGATCTCCATTATATATGCAATTGCCAAATGGCCACACAACACATTCATCTTTCATCCATATAGCtaccttcttctcttttctcgctctctctctctcttctctttcaatAATGGAGTTGGGAAGCATACTCCACTTCCTTGAGGATAAGACCATTCTCATCACTGGAGCCACTGGCTTCCTTGCCAAAAGTACATATATTATTCTCTCTTTCAATGTATAATTCATTCATATTACTAAATGTATTTATGTGTTTGGTTCTGTCAGTTCTGGTGGAGAAGATACTCAGGGTTCAACCAAATGTTAAGAaactatttcttcttttaagaGCTGCCGATGCTAAGTCTGCTACTCATCGCTTGCAAAATGAGGTACTATACTATTAATACTCACTTAATTACTCTCTTACACTTGCTTGATTTTCCAGCTAATATATATGCATGTTGTTGCAGATCATAGGCAAGGACTTGTTTAGATTGCTAAAAGAAAACTTAGGTCCAAACTTCAATTCCTTCATAGCACAAAAGTTGACACTCGTTCCAGGAGATATTTCTCGCCCGAATTTGGGTTTGGACTCTCATTCTATTCTCAAGCAACAAATTTACGACCAAACacatgttattattaatttagcTGCAACTACCAACTTTGATGAAAGGTACAtagtacatacatatatattctgatgctcttttttattttcctttaatatataattaataaatgaatATTATATTGCAGGTATGATATATCGTTGGGCCTAAATACCTTTGGGGTTAAGCACGTCATAAACTTTTCCAAAAAATGCACTAAACTCAAGGTGCTTGTACATGTATCAACaggtttgtatatatatatatatatacttgatTATTATTAGGTACTAATTAAGCTAGTTATTAAAATGAGACAAGGAGTGTTGTTACATGATTTTCAGCTTATGTGTGTGGTGAGGGAGAAGGTCTAATAATGGAGAAGCCATATGAGATGGGTGTTTCACTAAATGGAGTTGTTGGATTAGACATCGATGCCGAACACAAACTCATACGTCACAACTTAACTCACCTTCAACACCTGGGAGCCACAGAGAACGAAATTAAAGTTGCCATGAAGGACTTGGGTATTACCAGGTTAGTTTCTCtatcaattatattatatttaataattaaaaaaattataattaatcaaaatttatcttatttaatatttataataattaataaatactaaataaaataaattttagttattttttgtttaccTAACATTATTGTTATATTAGATTATAGTGTAGAGATTACCAACACTTAATTAATATGTTAGGCATTGATTGGCACACTACCTTAGACATTGACACGTGTATATTGACTATACGGTACCGTAGATATGGAGTAGGAAACATTGTCATTActcattaatattattattcacattattgaGGAATGAGGAGTGAGGACCAGAATTATATATAGTAGCTTTTCCTCTAATAAGAAAGCAACAAGCCAACAACCGAGTCTTTGTTTCTTCTTGATGATTATTATCAAAGTATCATGTCTCCATCTTTCagcaaatagaaaaaaatgatcaACATAGATATGGGAGGAGACTTCATTCTTTTTGTTTAGATTCCAATATTTATTGCTATTTTGTTGGAAAACGACATATAGGAAAAATGAAGAGACTATGTATTTTGGTCGTGCCTTTTTAGTTTGTCCAGTTTATTGCTTATTATTTGAAATATAAACTAAATCACCACATTAcattttatcattatattaCTACCGAAGAAAATGAACGATCATTCATGCTCAAATTAAATATACGAGTCAATTTCAAGAAGACAACCCTaccttatatatattttaacttTGAATAGATTTAACTTAGTCTAACAAATTAGgtctaataaaagaaaagaaagaaataaccTTCCCTTATATAAATAGGCGGTGGAGTAATTTAATGGTGTtaggaaattaaataaagaaaatgaggGTTTGGTTTATTGTCCATTAAATCCCGAAATAACTCCCTTACCAAACACGAGCAAGTCCTgcttgaaaaaagaaaatttgttgTACACATATGATGAGAGTGACCAACATGGCCACATTTGATCAGGCTTCATAAATTCCTGAGATATGCATGGTCCCTTTTTTCTGCTGATACTGAATTGGGCCGAAGCCCAAAgacatatgaataaaaaaaaaaacgtgtgtgtgtgtgtgtaggGCAAAGAATTATGGATGGCCAAACACATATGTAATGACAAAAGCAATGGGAGAGATGATAGTAGAGGAGGAGAAAGGCAAAGGAGAGTTGGGTGTTGATATTGTCATTGTTCGTCCTTCCATAGTTACCAGCACCTTCAAGGACCCATTCCCCGGTTGGGCCGAGGGTGTTAGA
The genomic region above belongs to Arachis duranensis cultivar V14167 chromosome 3, aradu.V14167.gnm2.J7QH, whole genome shotgun sequence and contains:
- the LOC107476516 gene encoding fatty acyl-CoA reductase 3 isoform X1; this encodes MELGSILHFLEDKTILITGATGFLAKILVEKILRVQPNVKKLFLLLRAADAKSATHRLQNEIIGKDLFRLLKENLGPNFNSFIAQKLTLVPGDISRPNLGLDSHSILKQQIYDQTHVIINLAATTNFDERYDISLGLNTFGVKHVINFSKKCTKLKVLVHVSTAYVCGEGEGLIMEKPYEMGVSLNGVVGLDIDAEHKLIRHNLTHLQHLGATENEIKVAMKDLGITRAKNYGWPNTYVMTKAMGEMIVEEEKGKGELGVDIVIVRPSIVTSTFKDPFPGWAEGVRTIDSLAVAYGKGKLTCFLGDLNAIVDVIPADMVVNAILVATAAHATHRANGNGIYHVTSSVRNPLRNWNLQDVGYRYFTAKPWINKDGKAVKVGKCKVLSNMDSFNRHMFLRYLLLLKGLQLANTAFCHFFQGTYLDLNRKIQIVMRLVDLYKPYLFFKGVFDDINTHMLRQAVLMDTHLFYFDPNLINWDDYFLNTHLPGVVKYIFNNNY